From Streptomyces sp. Edi4, one genomic window encodes:
- a CDS encoding DUF3073 domain-containing protein — MGRGRAKAKQTKVARQLKYSSGGTDLSRLANELGASTPRPTVSQPPNAEPLEDEEDDDPYARYAELYGNDDEDEDEESGPSSQRRGA, encoded by the coding sequence ATGGGGCGCGGCCGGGCAAAGGCCAAGCAGACGAAGGTCGCCCGCCAGCTGAAGTACAGCAGCGGCGGGACTGACCTGTCGCGTCTGGCCAACGAGCTGGGCGCATCTACTCCTCGCCCGACAGTGAGCCAACCGCCGAACGCGGAGCCACTGGAGGACGAGGAGGACGACGACCCGTACGCCCGCTATGCGGAGCTGTACGGGAATGACGACGAGGACGAGGACGAAGAGTCCGGCCCGTCGTCGCAGCGCCGCGGCGCTTGA
- a CDS encoding Glu/Leu/Phe/Val dehydrogenase dimerization domain-containing protein: MTDVTGADDVLHTLFRSDQGGHEQVVLCQDRATGLRAVIAIHSTALGPALGGTRFYPYATEAEAVADALNLSRGMSYKNAMAGLDHGGGKAVIIGDPETIKTEELLLAYGRCVASLGGRYVTACDVGTYVADMDVVARTCQWTTGRSPENGGAGDSSVLTAYGVFQGMRASAQHLWGDPSLRDRKVGVAGVGKVGRHLVGHLLADGAEVVITDVREESVRALTELHSEVALAVAADTDALIRTAGLDIYAPCALGGALSDETVPVLTAKVVCGAANNQLAHPGVEKDLADRSVLYAPDYVVNAGGVIQVADELHGFDFDRCKAKASKIFDTTLAIFARAKEDGIPPAAAADRIAEQRMAEARQH; the protein is encoded by the coding sequence GTGACCGATGTGACCGGAGCCGATGACGTACTGCACACCCTCTTCCGCTCCGACCAGGGCGGACATGAGCAGGTCGTGCTCTGCCAGGACCGAGCCACCGGGCTCAGGGCCGTCATCGCCATCCACTCCACCGCCCTGGGCCCCGCCCTGGGCGGAACGCGCTTCTACCCGTACGCCACCGAGGCCGAGGCCGTCGCCGACGCCCTCAACCTGTCGCGCGGCATGTCGTACAAGAACGCCATGGCCGGGCTCGACCACGGCGGCGGCAAGGCCGTGATCATCGGTGACCCCGAGACGATCAAGACGGAAGAGCTCCTGCTCGCCTACGGCCGGTGCGTGGCCTCGCTCGGCGGGCGCTACGTGACGGCCTGCGACGTCGGCACGTACGTCGCCGACATGGACGTCGTGGCGCGCACCTGCCAGTGGACCACCGGCCGCTCCCCCGAGAACGGCGGCGCGGGCGACTCGTCCGTGCTGACCGCCTACGGCGTCTTCCAGGGCATGCGGGCCTCGGCCCAGCACCTGTGGGGCGACCCGTCGCTGCGCGACCGCAAGGTCGGCGTCGCGGGCGTGGGCAAGGTCGGCCGGCACCTCGTCGGGCACCTGCTCGCGGACGGCGCCGAGGTCGTGATCACGGACGTGCGCGAGGAGTCGGTGCGCGCCCTCACCGAGCTGCACTCCGAGGTGGCGTTGGCGGTCGCCGCCGACACAGACGCGCTGATCCGTACCGCAGGGCTCGACATCTACGCGCCCTGCGCCCTCGGCGGCGCGCTCAGCGACGAGACCGTGCCGGTGCTCACCGCGAAGGTGGTGTGCGGCGCGGCCAACAACCAGCTCGCGCACCCCGGCGTGGAGAAGGACCTCGCGGACCGCTCGGTCCTGTACGCGCCCGACTACGTGGTGAACGCCGGCGGCGTGATCCAGGTCGCCGACGAGCTCCACGGCTTCGACTTCGACCGGTGCAAGGCCAAGGCGTCGAAGATCTTCGACACCACGCTGGCCATATTCGCTCGTGCGAAGGAAGACGGTATTCCGCCGGCTGCCGCGGCCGACCGGATCGCCGAGCAGCGCATGGCGGAGGCACGTCAACACTGA
- a CDS encoding sterol carrier family protein: MPPAKKRTRRYDPAKTRAAVLAQFAHVRDAVRTLTPEQLARPTRLGDWTVRELAVHHTMALGALERGLAGPAPLKQELALLDWPSATRGAAAQIADGTRELAASVADLDALFEERAVRAAELFAATEDGRLVSTRFGAMSFGDALITRVVELVVHTDDLNDALPQLGVPYDRQALAACTRLLADALAVAAPGGSVEVRVPPYAVVQCVAGPRHTRGTPPNVVETDPLTWVRLAAGRVAWGEARDRVAASGERANLAPFLPVLA, from the coding sequence ATGCCCCCGGCCAAGAAGCGCACCCGCAGGTACGACCCGGCGAAGACCCGGGCCGCCGTCCTCGCCCAGTTCGCCCACGTACGCGACGCCGTACGGACCCTCACGCCCGAGCAGCTGGCCCGGCCGACCCGGCTCGGCGACTGGACGGTGCGTGAGCTCGCCGTCCACCACACGATGGCGCTCGGCGCGCTTGAGCGGGGTCTGGCCGGGCCCGCGCCGCTCAAGCAGGAGCTCGCGCTGCTCGACTGGCCGTCGGCCACGCGGGGCGCGGCGGCTCAAATCGCCGACGGTACACGGGAGTTGGCGGCCTCCGTCGCCGACCTCGACGCGCTCTTCGAGGAGCGGGCCGTCCGGGCCGCCGAGCTCTTCGCCGCCACGGAGGACGGGCGGCTCGTGTCGACGCGGTTCGGCGCGATGAGCTTCGGTGACGCCCTGATCACCCGGGTCGTCGAACTCGTCGTCCACACCGACGACTTGAACGACGCGCTGCCTCAACTCGGCGTCCCCTACGACCGCCAGGCGCTCGCGGCGTGCACCCGTCTGCTGGCCGACGCGCTGGCCGTGGCGGCGCCGGGGGGGTCGGTCGAGGTGCGGGTCCCGCCGTACGCGGTGGTGCAGTGCGTGGCCGGGCCCCGGCACACCCGGGGCACCCCGCCCAACGTCGTCGAGACCGACCCGCTCACGTGGGTCCGCCTCGCGGCGGGGCGGGTGGCGTGGGGGGAGGCGCGGGACCGGGTCGCCGCGAGCGGCGAACGAGCGAACCTGGCCCCGTTCCTCCCGGTCCTCGCGTGA
- the purF gene encoding amidophosphoribosyltransferase, whose product MPRGDGRLNHDLLPGEKGPQDACGVFGVWAPGEEVAKLTYFGLYALQHRGQESAGIAVSNGSQILVFKDMGLVSQVFDETSLGSLQGHIAVGHARYSTTGASVWENAQPTFRATAHGSIALGHNGNLVNTAQLAEMVAELPKENGRATQVAATNDTDLVTALLAGQTDDDGKPLTVEEAAAKVLPQVQGAFSLVFMDEQTLYCARDPQGIRPLVLGRLERGWVVASESAALDICGASFVREIEPGELVAIDENGLRTSRFADAKPKGCVFEYVYLARPDTDIAGRNVYLSRVEMGRKLAKEAPVEADLVIATPESGTPAAIGYAEASGIPYGSGLVKNAYVGRTFIQPSQTIRQLGIRLKLNPLKEVIRGKRLVVVDDSIVRGNTQRALVKMLREAGAAEVHIRISSPPVKWPCFFGIDFATRAELIANGMTIEEIGTSLGADSLSYISTDAMIEATTIPKDNLCRACFDGVYPMELPDPELLGKQLLESELASGPAATAAADALRRP is encoded by the coding sequence GTGCCACGTGGTGACGGACGACTCAACCACGACCTGCTCCCCGGTGAGAAGGGCCCCCAGGACGCTTGCGGCGTCTTCGGTGTCTGGGCTCCGGGTGAAGAGGTCGCGAAGCTCACTTACTTCGGGCTCTACGCCCTCCAACATCGGGGCCAGGAATCCGCGGGCATCGCGGTCAGCAACGGCTCCCAGATCCTCGTCTTCAAGGACATGGGACTTGTCTCCCAGGTCTTCGACGAGACCTCACTCGGTTCCCTGCAAGGTCATATCGCGGTCGGTCACGCCCGCTACTCGACCACCGGTGCCTCCGTGTGGGAGAACGCGCAGCCGACGTTCCGGGCGACCGCCCACGGCTCGATCGCGCTCGGCCACAACGGCAACCTGGTGAACACCGCGCAGCTCGCGGAGATGGTCGCCGAGCTGCCCAAGGAGAACGGCCGGGCCACCCAGGTCGCCGCCACCAACGACACCGACCTGGTCACCGCGCTGCTCGCGGGCCAGACGGACGACGACGGCAAGCCGCTGACCGTCGAGGAGGCGGCCGCCAAGGTCCTCCCCCAGGTCCAGGGCGCCTTCTCGCTGGTCTTCATGGACGAGCAGACGCTGTACTGCGCCCGTGACCCGCAGGGCATCCGCCCGCTGGTGCTCGGCCGCCTGGAGCGCGGCTGGGTCGTCGCGTCCGAGAGCGCCGCTCTCGACATCTGCGGCGCCAGCTTCGTCCGCGAGATCGAGCCGGGCGAGCTCGTCGCCATCGACGAGAACGGCCTGCGTACCTCTCGATTCGCAGATGCGAAGCCCAAGGGCTGTGTCTTCGAGTACGTCTACCTGGCGCGCCCCGACACCGACATCGCGGGCCGCAACGTCTACCTCTCCCGGGTGGAGATGGGACGCAAACTCGCCAAGGAAGCGCCGGTCGAGGCCGACCTGGTGATAGCGACTCCGGAGTCCGGCACCCCCGCCGCGATCGGATACGCCGAAGCCAGTGGCATCCCGTACGGCTCGGGCCTGGTCAAGAACGCCTACGTCGGCCGTACGTTCATCCAGCCCTCGCAGACCATCCGCCAGCTCGGCATCCGGCTCAAGCTGAACCCGCTGAAGGAGGTCATCCGGGGCAAGCGCCTGGTGGTCGTGGACGACTCGATCGTCCGCGGCAACACCCAGCGCGCCCTGGTCAAGATGCTCCGCGAGGCGGGCGCCGCCGAGGTCCACATCCGGATCTCGTCGCCGCCGGTGAAGTGGCCCTGCTTCTTCGGCATCGACTTCGCCACCCGCGCGGAGCTGATCGCCAACGGCATGACCATCGAGGAGATCGGCACGTCCCTGGGCGCCGACTCGCTCTCGTACATCTCGACCGACGCGATGATCGAAGCGACGACGATCCCCAAGGACAACCTGTGCCGCGCCTGCTTCGACGGCGTGTACCCGATGGAGCTCCCCGACCCCGAGCTGCTCGGCAAGCAGCTCCTGGAGTCCGAGCTGGCCTCCGGCCCCGCCGCCACCGCGGCCGCCGACGCCCTGCGCCGCCCGTAA
- the purM gene encoding phosphoribosylformylglycinamidine cyclo-ligase, which translates to MPAEFDQRAPHTGTGASYAAAGVDIEAGDRAVELMKEWVKKTKRPEVLGGLGGFAGLFDASALKRYERPLLASATDGVGTKVDLARRMGVYDTIGHDLVGMVVDDLVVCGAEPLFMTDYICVGKVHPERVAAIVKGIAEGCVLAGCALVGGETAEHPGLLGPDDFDVAGAGTGVVEYDQLLGADRIREGDAVIAMASSGLHSNGYSLVRHVVFDRAGMTLESHVEEFGRTLGEELLEPTKIYSLDCLALTRTTEVHGFSHITGGGLANNLARVIPDHLHATVDRSTWTPGAVFDLVGKAGDVARLELEKTLNMGVGMMAVVPADSVDVALQTLADRGVDAWVAGEILARGDHRDGAELTGDYAK; encoded by the coding sequence ATGCCTGCCGAATTTGATCAGCGTGCTCCGCACACGGGCACTGGCGCCAGCTACGCAGCCGCGGGCGTCGACATCGAGGCCGGCGACCGCGCCGTCGAGCTGATGAAGGAGTGGGTGAAGAAGACCAAGCGCCCCGAGGTCCTGGGCGGCCTCGGCGGATTCGCCGGACTCTTCGACGCCTCGGCCCTCAAGAGGTACGAGCGCCCGCTGCTCGCGTCCGCCACCGACGGCGTCGGTACGAAGGTGGACCTCGCCCGCAGGATGGGCGTGTACGACACCATCGGCCACGACCTCGTCGGCATGGTCGTCGACGACCTGGTCGTCTGCGGCGCCGAACCGCTGTTCATGACCGACTACATCTGTGTGGGCAAGGTCCATCCCGAGCGGGTCGCGGCCATCGTCAAGGGCATCGCCGAGGGCTGTGTGCTCGCCGGCTGCGCCCTGGTCGGCGGCGAGACGGCGGAGCACCCGGGCCTGCTCGGCCCCGACGACTTCGATGTCGCCGGCGCCGGTACGGGTGTCGTCGAGTACGACCAGCTGCTCGGCGCCGACCGGATCCGCGAGGGCGACGCGGTCATCGCCATGGCGTCCTCCGGTCTTCACTCGAACGGGTACTCACTCGTCCGGCACGTGGTCTTCGACCGGGCCGGGATGACCCTGGAAAGCCACGTCGAGGAGTTCGGCCGCACGCTCGGCGAGGAGCTGCTGGAGCCCACCAAGATCTACTCGCTGGACTGCCTGGCCCTGACCCGCACCACCGAGGTGCACGGTTTCAGCCACATCACCGGCGGCGGTCTTGCCAACAACCTGGCCCGGGTCATCCCGGACCACCTGCACGCCACGGTCGACCGCTCGACCTGGACGCCGGGCGCGGTCTTCGACCTCGTCGGCAAGGCGGGCGACGTGGCGCGGCTCGAACTGGAGAAGACGCTCAACATGGGCGTCGGCATGATGGCGGTCGTGCCGGCCGACTCGGTCGACGTGGCGCTCCAGACCCTCGCCGACCGGGGCGTGGACGCCTGGGTCGCGGGCGAGATCCTGGCTCGGGGCGACCACCGCGACGGCGCCGAGCTGACCGGCGACTACGCCAAGTAG